The genome window AGAGTTCCTTTTGCAAAACCTTCATTATTTGAAATTTCCTTCCAAGTCTCCCCATAGTCAGTACTTTTCCATAGCGCACTACCATCACCACCACTAGATAGGCTATAGGGTGTGCGTTGTAATCTCCACGTACTCGCATACAACACCCGCGCATTACTAGGATCGATGATTAAATCTACGGCACCAGCCATATCATTAGCAAACAATGTTTTTCTCCAAGACTTACCTCCATCAGTACTTTTATAAACACCGCGTTCGGCAGTAGGTTTATAGATGTTTCCTAAAACTGCAGCATAAACGGTATGGTGATCGTTTGGATCAATGGCGATACGCGGGACGTGACGGCTTTGAGGTAAACCAGCAGCAGTCCATGTTTTTCCAGCATCTTCTGTCTTCCAGATTCCATAGCCGCTGGATACATTTCCACGTACTGTTTTTTCTCCACCACCTACATAAATCACATTATGATCACTAGGTGCCACACTTACAGCTCCTATAGAGCCGCCAAAAAAACCATCAGAGATATTGCTCCAAGTACGTCCTCCATCCAGTGTTTTCCATACACCTCCACCAGTACTTCCAAAATAGAACAGGTTAGGTTTTCCTGGAACTCCAGTCACCGCAGCACTTCTTCCGCCACGGAAGGGTCCTAGCAATCTGAATTCTTGTGATTCATAGAGTTTTTGCTCTTCTGGGGGTTCTGGTAATTGTTGTAATTCCGCTTTCGTGCGCTGCCCTAAGCTTGTCGAAGGGAAAGCGAGAATAGTAAAAACAAACAGGAGGTAATAAAGCTTATTCATGGTCAGATAATTTTCTCTAAAGATAAAGGATGAATTTGAATTTAGGAAAGGGAAATTTTAGGAACGAGTTTTATAAGATTATTAGGGGTTTTGGTTACAGGCACGATAGTTGATTCTAGAAAATCATTGAAAATATTTTATGAAAAAGTGGCTATTCTTATTTCTTTTGATCCCTATGTTCGGATTTTCACAAGGAAAACTGGATCAAGCCAAACAAAACCTTTCTTCTAGATCCATTTCTTCTAATAGCAGTAGTTCCAGTTCTAGCTCTAATAACAATACCTCCAATAATGCAGGCTTTTTTGAAAGTGTCTTAGCTGATGTTTTTGTAGAGTTATTTTTATTTATCAGCTATAAAGCTCTTTTAGGAGATTTTGAGACCCGTCATTTTACACCTTATCCGTATTACTATACGAATGTTAACGGGCCATACGACTACGGGTTAGAACCAGGAGATAAAAGAAGTTTTATCAACGTTGGCGCAAATTATTTTGCTGGAAACGCTATACATGCTGTAGAGGCTCATGTCAATTATCGATTTGATCCATTTTTAGGTTTGGAGCTATCCCATCGTCATTTTTTTGAAAGTCATCTCGCTGGGAAAGATAACTTAAAGGTGTCCTCTTTGATGCTCAATTACTATCGCATAAGGGAACGATCGTTTAGCGGTTGGTGGGGAATAGGCGCGACATATGTTGGAAATGAAGTGCATACTATAGGTGTTGCTTACCAAGTAGGAGTGGAGGTTTACCCTATCAAACCTATCAGCCTGCAAGCCTCTTTTAAACAATCCTTTATCAATGAAAGCAACATTAATGAACTGAAATTTCACTTAAAATACCACAGAAAGAAGACAGCTTATTATACGGGTTATCAAGATTACTCTTTAGGTGGAGTAAAAGCTACTGGTTTAGTTTTGGGAGTGGAACTTGATTTTTAATAAAAGGAGATAGTCAGTAGTATTTTTTAGGCAGAATGATAAATGTCATTCTTTACTTATAAAGGGTTCCTTATTTTTAAATTCAAATAATGTTGATATGATTGTAACCTTAAACACTAGCGAAAAATCCTTTGTACTTCAAACCAATTATATAGGTCACCTAGGTTATATATACAATAACAAACCCTTTGTGGTACCTATTACCTATTTTTATGACGAAGAACAAAATAATATCATCTGTTACTCCGGTAATGGGCATAAAACAAATGCTTTAAGAAAAACAAATACAGTCTCACTATGTGTTTCTGAAATAAATTCTGTCAATAATTGGAAATCGGTTTTGGTACAAGGCATTTATGAAGAGCATACAGGAAGTGATGCTAAAGCCATACTTCATCAGTTTTCATTAGGAATAAAAAAAATTATCTTAAACCAAGAGCAACGTGATTTAGATTTTATCAATCAGTTTTCCAGTAAGATATATGACGACGACCTTCCCATTGTTTTTACTATTAAAATAGAAGATATTACTGGCAAAAGGAGGGAGTTTCCATCATAGATGCAAGAGCTTATTTGTAGTGTCTATAGCTCCTCTATATGAAATGGATTGTCCAAGCAGGATTAGGAATAGGAGTTTACTTTGTCAACCTTATAACAATCTCAAGTGTTTGGAAACCTCAGCATCTTTAGGTAAGTAAGGCTTTTCTTTAGGCAATATCAATTGGTCCAGTTGGGGTGCTTTTACGTACTGGTACTGCTCCTTTACATAATTAGAAATATCTTCTATCTCGATGATGTCCTCTTGTGAATAGGCAAGGGCTTCCTCTTTACGTATTCCTAATTGAATGGCTCTACGCCCTAATTTTGCTCCATAGGGATCGTGATCTGAATTCCATGGCAACCTGATGCTGGAACTCTTAACTTCTTTTACCATTGCTCTAGGTCTTTATAGATATCGCTTTGATAACTGGAATAGACGGCTTTAGATAAATAACGTTCAAAAGCTTTTCTTTTTAGATGTATGGCAAGTACAACTTCCTGACCCTCTTTTGTTCCCCAACTATTGTGTTACACCATCCAGAGAAAGTTAGGTTTGATCCATGTCATTCTTGTCGGTCTAAATGCACTTCCAAAATATTGATTTTCTGCAGCAAAAAGGCCTATTTCAGGTCGGTAGGATTGGTAAACAATAACTTTTTCGTCATCGTATTGTGCTATGATATGATGACCTTCTTGTGGCCATTCCATCAATTGGTGTTTATAGGAGGCTGTTTTTAGTTTCATTAGTTGATCCGCAAGGGGATATGCTAATTTGGGTGTATTAAGCTTGTGAAAGTTTTGTTTTCGCGCTATGACTGCCCGCAGGAAAGCTTATTTCTTATAAAAATCCCGTTAAAATTCGAAAACATCAGCTTTTTAGGAAAGCTGTTTGTAGGGGATTCTCTAAATCAAATAAAAGTTCGTTATTAAATAATGGACTCCTAGAGTTGTTTCCTCATCCGGTCTATAGATAATTTAGGGGCTACCGGTTTTATGTGCAACTTGGGAGGAGCAATAGGGCCGTCGAGCAGTTTGCTTTGCATTCCTGTAATCGCAAAAAACGGTAAATATCGAAACTTATAGGGTTATGGGTTATTTTGATCCATGTCTCTTAGTACTCTACATTGCCCTTCAATGCTATGAGTAACATTATTTGCGTCTTGATAAGTACCCGCAAAGACGAATTCAAGATAATCACCTATGTTCGTAGGGTTTGGACTAGTAACTTCTGTTATAATGGCACTCATTGTAAAATCTAGAGATAAAGCAAACAAATTACTTGGGGTTCTCTCTATAAAAAAAAATTTTGCAGTAGGGTCGTTATCAGTCGCCCACCCCCAATTGTAAACGGTATTAGGCATAAAAGGACCTGAACTGTCAAAAGTAAAGCTACCTCCTATACGTCGTACCTCTCCAGTATCAGCCGATATTCCGATTGCGTTAATTTCATATCTATCAATGATGCTACTTGTATGTGTCTCTAGATGTCCTTCTGCCTGATAGTCAAAAGTGCGCACTGGTCCGTCATCTATTTTATATTTAAAATATTCTTGAGTATTTCCTGTGGTAGAGGTACCATCATCAGTATTACAGCTTATGGTAATTACCGCTAAGGCTATTATTGCTAGAGTTTTGATTATATTTTTCATAGTTCACTTTGTTTGATTGATGTTTGTTTTTTGATTTAATCCAGTATAACCCCAAATGTTCCCTCGTAATGTCCAATAATTACTTCTCCGTTTTGATTCATAAAGGTGTAATCTGCATCAATGGTGCTAGCTGTAGGATTTGTGTTATCTAGATTTATAGCATGAATAGTAATCGATAAGCCAGAAACACCAGGGGTATTTATAGTTCCAACGTTTTCATTACCAATTCCATATTCTATGTTGTTAATGAAGTAAGCAGGTGTTAAAGAGTCTATCTGACCATTTTCTACAATTACAGAGTCGTTTACACTAGATACGATATAGGTGTTTCCTGATAATGGCCCAGAACTCGATAAACTAGGGTTATCACTCACTTCTATGTTGAGAAATACCCAGCTATTGGTATTTAAAGAGAATAAAAAATCACCACTTGATCCATTTACATTGGCATCGTTATCAAACATCCTTCCATTGGAAAAGAAGAAGCTATAGTTATCAGGGTAACCATCACCTCCTATAATAGGATCATCGTCATCTTCATCAATTTCAAAATAAGCATTAGGCGTTCCATAAAAAACGCTGTTATGTGTAAACCCGTCAGTAGGATTACTAGGGTCAGTTTGCATATCATCGTTTCCATCACAACTTATGGTAGGTATAAGGATCAATAATAAAATCGTCTTGATTGTTTTCATCTTTAAAAGTATTAGTTGATTATGATAGCTGTAGTGGTGATTATCTTTCCTTCATATGCAGTGGATTAGCACTACTTTCTAGATAGCCACTGCACAAGAAAAATTCAAATAAATAGTACATAGAAGTAGGTGCTTAAATTGATAGATTCAAAAATATATGAGGCATTCTTAAGGCATCTTGAGACTACAAAGTATGGGTTTAACCAGTTTGATGAAAAGGTTAATTGATAAAGAGAGGACTTGATTACTTGAAAGTCCCCTTTCAATCTATAACCAATAAATACGTTCAACGCTATTTGATGTTGGAGTGTTTTGATTATTTTTAGAATAAAGTCAAAAACATAGGCTACATCTATGTGAGTTGTCTAAGGTAGCATCATGTGTTTCTCAAGTAAAAAGCAATGTATCAAAAGGGACTAATAGAAAGTATCCTCAAATAAAAGGCTAAGGAGTTTTCCTTTTAAATAAAGGAATTATTACAGATAAAACCTACCCTCATGACCTTTTGAAAACCTTAAAATTAGGCAGTATGTCAGGTGTGAAGAGTCTACAAAAGAGGGTGATGTTTAAACAACATCAAAAGAACTGATCATGCGTTTATTACGAACGACAAGGAGGCCACTGCTATAAATAGCCGTGTAAATAGAGTCTTTTGATCATCAAGTTGCTTTAGATAGATTTAAGTAAGCCACTGATGTTGCAAATATTCAATATGTCTTTATATCTATAGCAGGGATTCTGAAAAACCATTTATTTTAGAGGACGTGCCGAAGAAGATCTTAAGCCTGCTTCCTAAAGGCCATTGGTGAGACACCAACTTGTGTTTTAAAAAATTTAGAAAAATGACTAGGCTCATTATAGCCCAGTTCATAAGAGATTTCTTCAGCACTTTTATCAGAGTACAGCAGCAATCTTTTTGCCTCAGCAGCTATACGCCCATTGATGATTTTCAAGGGAGAGTTCACGTCGTGCTTTTTAAAGAAATTGGAAAGCGTTTTAGGCGATTTAAAAAGCAAGTCTGCGTAGTCAGCCACTTGATGTTTTTCTTTAAAATGTTGTTCTACTAGAATATTAAATTTCCTGATGAGTTCCACCTGTTTTACAGATAGATCTGCCTGATTAGTTTCTAGCTTTATCAACCGAGTTGAGGTGATCAGCATGCGCTTTAAAAGGGTGCGCAACATCTCTCCTTGAATGTGGTCTTTAGTAGCAAACTCTTCTTGGAATAAAACCAACATCGCTTTAAAACTACGCTGATCTTTTTCATTTAATTCAATTACAGGTGCGTTGGAAGAACCGTAAAACAAAAGACCCATACAAGAAACTTCAGAATCGTTGTATTGTATACAGTAGAACTCCCGATTGAATATAAAAGCGATCAAGCCATCATTGTCTTTAGGGATAGCTACCATATTTACAGGCGTACAAAAAAGTACTTGATTCTTTTTGAGAATTATTTCATAGCCATCTATGGTTAAACGCTCCTCACCTTGCGTGCACCATATGATTTTATACAATCCCTTTTCTTGAAGGAGTTCTAGCGAGGGACCACATTGAAAGCTGGTAACCGTAAACCTACCGCCTTCTTTTGTATTATGATGATCTAATTTCATAAGCTAAATGTAGGAAGAATATATAACTTATTTTAAATTAGCTTTAAAACTTCATATCAATACAAAAACAACTTTTAGATGATATTAAAGAGTCGTGATATATCAGGACTTGAGGTGTTTTCTCATGGAGCCTATTCCGCCAGCATTTACTACTTTAAAGCCTTTTGATTTCAATTTTGCAGCGGCGATATTACTTCTTCCTCCCATCGCGCAATAAACAATGACAGGTTTTTCTTTATCAAGACTGCTTAACTTCTGGTCGATCACCTGAACAGGTATATTTTTAGAGCCTTCAATATGACTTCCATTAAATTCTGAGGAGGTACGCACGTCTAATAATAAAGCACCATCCTTCAGGAACTTTTGAATAATTTCTTTTTTCTTGTTTTTAAATAACCCGAACATATTTTTATTTTTAAGACGTTTGTTTTTCTATTACTTACCGGCAAAGTAGTGAAATGTTATGTGAAGCTTACTCAATTTTATGTCGAAAGAAGACCTGAAACAAAAGACTTATAAAATCATCTCATTTTTAATTCTTATTTTAGAATTATGGAAGGAATTATAGGTAATATTTTTATAGGTCTTTTGTTAGGACTGGTGATTAGTTACTTCCTATCAGCAGCAGATAGAGATAAGCAAAACGACAGGCGACAACAAAGATTGCAAGAGCAAAACAGACGGCAACTTCAACGGGATCAAATACTAAAGGAATTAGCTCATAGGCCATCGCAGAGCACATTACCAAAAACGGAAGCGGTTACATTGCTCTATCAATTTGCAGCCAGTAAAAACAACTTTACTTTAAAGGACGTCGAACAGGCCACTAGAGTTCTTCAAAGACATTATGCGCAAACCATCGAAAATGAGTTGGCTTATAAAATAAACTTTCCCGAAAAAGAACTTCTCCGTTTTGAGCCTAAAGAAACGCTACAACTGCTTACGATCATCAATGAAGGTTTGCACAATGCAATCACGCATGCTCAAGCCAGTTTCGTTTTTAGTATTGCATCTGTAGAACATGGAAAATTGAACCTCATCACACACGATAATGGAATAGGTTACGATCGAAAAGAAACCCCAGCTCACAACGGAATTAATAGTATTCAAAGAGCTGTTCAAGATTTAAAAGGAGATTTAAAACTGACAAGTAACATAGGGAACGGTACCATAGTCAATGTAGAAATACCTATTCGATGAAAATGAAATGCATAGGAATAGCTGCAAAATCAGTAGTAAAATAATAAGGTGCTTCACCCTTACAATAGTGTATGTATAAGGGAATTTTATATTTTCTACTAACTTATCAACTCCTCAATCTCCTCAACAAGCAACCACTCATCAGGATAGTGACTTTGAACTTGAATTTTAAGCTTTTCTAATAACGGTTTGTTGATCTTATCCTCTTCTCTGTAATGACGTACCTTCTCGTAAAGTCCTTGAATAGCGACTTGTTCTTTAGTAAAAATGGATTTGCTCGTTTTGACGTCGCTTTCGTGATATACTTGGTCAAAACTGTAATAGTCTGCGGGACCCGCATAAGCACTGGCTATTTCTTTTCCTACGGCAAGATTAAGCATACCATCTGCTGGTGAAAAGAGAATCTCATCCTTATAACTTACCGTACAATCGGTAAACTGAATCAGCATTAATTTTCCATTTACGTTACGTTGACCAGTGACGTTTAACCCTTCTACTTTAATGCCACTTTCATAAGTGAATTCGATACGTTCATTATCATAAAAGTGATAGGCCTGCAAGTCGCGAGGTCCCATATCTTCAATAGCTAGATTGATTCCTTTCAACTTGCCCAGCGGACTTAAAAAACCGTTTTTATGAGTATGACGACCGTGGCTTATCAATTCTTTTTCACGATACGCCAGAGCGCTTTCACCAAAAGTTTGAAAGAAAACAACCTCATTATCATCATTAGTAATCATGCGAGTAAACAAACCACTTACTTGCAGTCCTGTGCTCAGCTCTATAGTTCCTAAAGATTTTGAATCAATGAGTTTTTGCAAACCTCTGTGTCCTCCTTTACGCACGGCCATGGTGTTAGCAAATTCTTCTAATACTTCACTTAGATGCGCAAAATTAGGCGTTACATAAAGATGAGGTTGCTTGCGTGTAATATCAAAATCCTGATAAGCGGCATCAATAGAATAAGATCTTTTTTCAACGCTAGGCTCTAGACAGCTTTTACTTTCTCCTATACTGGATAATAATCCAGCTCCGTATAATTTAGGGTTCTCCAGCGTTCCTACCAGTCCGTATTCTACAGTCCACCAGTGGAGGTTTCTGATAAGCGACATTTCGCTAGGTACTACTTTTTTATTTTGCAGGCGCTCTATTTCAGCTTCTGCTACGGTGATTTCTTTATCTAATTTGGCATCTTTCTTCTCACTTCTCACTTCTTTAAGAATAGAAATTTTACGCACTGCTTCATACATCTCATGGTCGTGTGCGCTAGAAATAGCCTTACTACCTATCTCGCCAAAACGTCTTAAATATTCTGCGTAATCGGGACTTGCAATAATAGGTGCATGCCCAGCCGCTTCATGAATAATATCTGGCGCGGGTGTGTATTCAATATTGTCCACTTTTCTAATATCGGCTGCGATGACGAGTATTTTATAAGCCTGAAATTCCATAAATGCGGCTGGTGGAATAAACCCATCTACGGCAACAGCTGCCCAACCTATTTCTTTTAAAATGCGATTCATTCCATACATGGACGGAATACGATCTATAGAAAGACCTGTTTTCTTTAATCCAGCGAGGTAAGAACCATGAGCCACTTGACTCAAAAATTCCACATTTTTACGCATTACATGACGCCATACGGCTTGATCTTGATAGGTATAAAGCTTGTAGTTTTGCGGCTTTATAAATTGTTTTAAGTGAGGCGGTAATCGCTCTATAAGTGGGTTGATTTCTATATTCTCTAGCATTATAATAGGATAAAGCTCAAAGCTAGGCTAAAACTAATTATTATAATTACAGAACATTGACTTTTAATTAATTTTAAGTAATACCAGATTATGTTGCAAATACGATGACCCGATATAAGTTGTTGACTCTTGTTTTAAAGTAGAAAAGTAACCGGCTACATCTCTTATATTTGCATCTTATGTCTCGCAAAAAACAAATTCTTAAAACGGCTGCTCAACTTTTTAAAGATCGAGGTTATAGCGCTGTTACCATGCGCGACCTGGCTGCTGCTATGGACATGAAAGCGGCCAGTTTGTACAATCATATTTCTGGAAAGCAGGAGATTCTCGCCACCTTGATACTTGAGGTAGCTCAAGAATTTACGACTGGTATGGATGCCGTGGAGGATAATGATCATTCCGCTTTCGCGAAAGCGGAACAGCTCATATTATTACACATAAAAATAGCTCTTGAATACACCAACGCACTTGCCGTTTTAAATACCGACTGGATGCATCTGGAAGGTCAGCAATATCAGGAATACATCAAGCTGAGAAAGAATTATGAACTTGATTTTAAAAAGATTCTAGAAAGCGGTATTGCTTCTGGAGAATTTAAAAAAATGAGCGTGGAGACCATGCTTTTTAACCTCTTAAGTACATTGAGATCTATCTATTTATGGATACCAAAAAAGTCGACCACCGAAGTAATCGACCTTAAAAAAGAGTTGCCTCAGATATTACTTACAGGAATTAGTTGTTAGCTTTTTCCAGCTCTAGAACAGGATAGTCTGTATAACCTTCACGACCTTGAGAGTAGAAGGTATCTTGATTCCAATCTGCTAGTACAGCGTTACATTCAAATCGATGAGGTAAATCCGGATTTGAAATAAATAGCTTTCCAAAAGCAACTAAATCTGCATTTCCTTCTTCTATAACTTTATTTCCAGAGTCGTGATCAAACTGACTGTTGATCATAAGATTCCCTTTATAAATGGGTCTGTAATGTTTTGCAATATGACTTTCTAAAAATTTGACATCACTCACATTTGTAAAAGGTTCTGATAAATGAACATAAGCAAGATTGTGATCGTTCAAGCGATGGATGAGGTAATCAAAAAACGGAATCGTATCTGGAGTGCCATGAATTCCAAAAACACCATTCAAAGACGGGTTTAAACGACAGCCGATTCTGTTTTCTGGAAAAGATTCTTTTATAGCCTCAAGGATTTCAAAAAAGAATCGAGCTTTGTTTTCAGGACTACCGCCGTATTGGTCGGTTCTTAAATTAGATTGATTGTTGAAGAATTGATGTATCAGATAACCATTAGAACTGTGAATTTCTACACCGTCAAAACCTGCTTTTTTTGCATTTGCAGCGGCTTGACCAAACTCTTTAACCGTTTGATGAATTTCTTCCATAGTCATGGCATGCGGTGTAACAGTTTGTTTCTTTTCACCTAGTGCATTTCTATGTTCTATTTCTGGATTCACGGCACTTGGTGCCCATGGCAGCTCTCCGTTATGATAATCTGGTAAAGAAGTACGACCTACGTGCCACAGCTGCAAGAATATTTTACCAGCTTCGTTATGCACACTGTCGACTACTTTAGTCCATCCTTGAACTTGTGCGTCATTAAAAATCCCAGCCACAAATGGGTAACCTCTTGCTTTTTCTGAAACCTCACTACCTTCCGTAATAATCAACCCTGCTCCAGCACGTTGTGTATAATAATCTACATGCTTATCATCTGGTGCTTGATGTTCGTTTGTTGCTCTACATCTTGTAAGTGGAGCCATAACGACTCTGTTTTTTAACTCTACAGCTCCGATGGTTATGGGCTTTAATAGAGGTTGTTTGTTACTCATAATTTTCTTTTGTTCAAAGATATTGTAGGTACAAGTAAATAGAGTCAAGTCTGCGTTAATTGGGTTTTCTTTATAGTAAAGGCTTATTAAGACAATTTTAAAATAAGCTATTCTTGGAAAATAAGCTGTATCGCAATCCTATGGACAGCGTAAGAAAATGATCTTTATCATAAAGCTCTTGTATTTGAGGACTACTGTCTATTTCATAATAGAGTTGACGAGATTCAATGTCTATAAAACTAGAAAGACTATTGTTGAACTGATAGCTTATGCTAGCGCCGATAATGATCATGTCAGCGTTTTCTTCAAATTCCTTGCTTTGGTAGTTCGTTTGCTGTTTTAACTTAATATCAGCATATCTTATATGTGGTGATATTGCCCATACCTCTTTTAATTGAATTAGATAACCTATTCCTATAAAGGTTCCTCTCAAATTTGTTTGTTCCACTAAACCAGAAACTTCACTATCTAAGTTTTTATGAGAGCTATTAAACATACCTACACCTAATTGAAAAGATTTATAAAATTGCCAGTCTGCCTGAAGATTAAAACCCAATGCAGGCGAGTCTGCGCTAGAAATATAACTTTCACCTAAAGTAAAGTCTGTTTGAAAACCTGCTTTAAAATGAAACTGTTGTTTTATTTCTGAATAATTCAGTTTTGTGTTAAGTGAATCTCCAACTTTTTGAGCAATGGAATGATGGCTGAATAGAAAGAGACTAATAATTAATAGTAAATACCGCATTTTCTTGATTTATTAAAAACAATTGTTCTTGTTCGTTACCATCTATTTCATATAACAATCGTATTTGGGTGTCTATGAGCGCATCGTGATTTGTGGTCATTGTGTTTATTCCATCCTCTTTAAATTGACCGAATTCTTGATGACACTCATTTGGCCGTGTTCTGTTTTCATAATCTCTATAATATTCCATACACTCAGAATTTGTATAAAATAATCTTACGTTTTCAAGAAGGTTGGTCGAGTTTTGATCTGTAAAATTTACGGTAACAGGCACACCTTGCGTGATGATAACTTCAGGAAAGCTGTAATCTTGATTATATTGATAGTCTGCAAATGCAAATACAAAAGAGTGTCTGTAACTAGTATCTTTAAGACGTACAATAAATCCATTATCTCCACTTCTAAAATTTCCTGGAAAGGGATCAAATACGCTAAGTCCAGTTTCTAAAACTACAGCATCAAACGCGCCATTATCATCGGTGATTGAAGTGCCAAGTAAAAGGTTGTTTTGAACGGCTAGAATTTCTATTTCTTTGTTGATCAGCGGTTGGCCTGAGGTGTTGATTATGTTACCTTGAACGTAGGCTCGATTTTGAGGGCTATATACTGCGGCAGGAGAAGAATTTCCTGTACTACAGGAGATTAGAGTACATATAATCAGGACGAATATGAAACAAAAAGCGGCTTTTTTCACGAGTGAGCATTTTTTAAATAACGAAACTGTGGTTTGGATATTGTTCTTAGAATGCCTTTTAGCTAGTTCCGTCTCAATATCAGCTAGTGAGAATCCTTTTGCTTTTAATAAAACTAGGTAATGGTACATCAAGTCGCCAGCCTCATAGATAAAGTCTTCTTCTTTACCGTTAATGGCGTCTATAACTGTTTCAACCGCTTCTTCGCCTACTTTTTGAGCGACTTTATTAATACCTTTTTGAATCAAAGAATAGGTGTATGATCCCTCTACTTTGTCATCAATGCGCTGGTGGATTATTTTTTCTAAGTCGTTGATGGTAAATTTGCTTTTCTGGCTGTCGGCAGGCGTGGCGTCAAAGCGAGAGAAATTCTCCTTATCTAAACCATCTTTAGCCGCATCGAAGCAACTTACCGCACCTGTATGACAGGTAGGTCCGTGAGCGTTTGCTTTTATGAGAATAGTGTCTTGATCACAGTCTATTTTAATATCCACCACATCGAGAAAGTTGTTAGAGGATTCTCCTTTTGTCCAAAGTCTTTGCTTGCTGCGCGAGAAGAAAGTTACTCTCTTTTCAATTTTAGTTTTTTCAAAAGCTTCTTCATTCATATAACCCAGCATGAGTATCATATGTGTTGTTGCATCCTGTATGATTACTGGTAGTAATCCGTTTTCTTCTTTATTCCAGTCTAATTTCATAAGCACTAGTTCTGCGCAAGTGGAAACCTTTCCATTCCCACCGCAATGTTTTTAATATCGTTTCTCAAGCCGTAACATAACGCTGCTCGTTAAGCCGTCGCAGGACGGCCTCGGATTTGTTTTCCCCGCAAACGGAAATCTTTAATTCTTATCGCAAACTAAGTTTCTAAGTCCGCAGGAATCCTATCGCAAGTCCAGCTTCAACTAATGTTTTTCAATTCAGGAACCGGCAATTCACCAAAAATGAAAAATACTCGCTGCAAGTCCAGCGCTCGCTTCTGTATCTTTAAAAAGCTCTTCAAAATGA of Nonlabens sp. Ci31 contains these proteins:
- a CDS encoding sensor histidine kinase; the protein is MEGIIGNIFIGLLLGLVISYFLSAADRDKQNDRRQQRLQEQNRRQLQRDQILKELAHRPSQSTLPKTEAVTLLYQFAASKNNFTLKDVEQATRVLQRHYAQTIENELAYKINFPEKELLRFEPKETLQLLTIINEGLHNAITHAQASFVFSIASVEHGKLNLITHDNGIGYDRKETPAHNGINSIQRAVQDLKGDLKLTSNIGNGTIVNVEIPIR
- a CDS encoding pyridoxamine 5'-phosphate oxidase family protein, with amino-acid sequence MIVTLNTSEKSFVLQTNYIGHLGYIYNNKPFVVPITYFYDEEQNNIICYSGNGHKTNALRKTNTVSLCVSEINSVNNWKSVLVQGIYEEHTGSDAKAILHQFSLGIKKIILNQEQRDLDFINQFSSKIYDDDLPIVFTIKIEDITGKRREFPS
- a CDS encoding rhodanese-like domain-containing protein; translation: MFGLFKNKKKEIIQKFLKDGALLLDVRTSSEFNGSHIEGSKNIPVQVIDQKLSSLDKEKPVIVYCAMGGRSNIAAAKLKSKGFKVVNAGGIGSMRKHLKS
- a CDS encoding aromatic amino acid hydroxylase, with amino-acid sequence MLENIEINPLIERLPPHLKQFIKPQNYKLYTYQDQAVWRHVMRKNVEFLSQVAHGSYLAGLKKTGLSIDRIPSMYGMNRILKEIGWAAVAVDGFIPPAAFMEFQAYKILVIAADIRKVDNIEYTPAPDIIHEAAGHAPIIASPDYAEYLRRFGEIGSKAISSAHDHEMYEAVRKISILKEVRSEKKDAKLDKEITVAEAEIERLQNKKVVPSEMSLIRNLHWWTVEYGLVGTLENPKLYGAGLLSSIGESKSCLEPSVEKRSYSIDAAYQDFDITRKQPHLYVTPNFAHLSEVLEEFANTMAVRKGGHRGLQKLIDSKSLGTIELSTGLQVSGLFTRMITNDDNEVVFFQTFGESALAYREKELISHGRHTHKNGFLSPLGKLKGINLAIEDMGPRDLQAYHFYDNERIEFTYESGIKVEGLNVTGQRNVNGKLMLIQFTDCTVSYKDEILFSPADGMLNLAVGKEIASAYAGPADYYSFDQVYHESDVKTSKSIFTKEQVAIQGLYEKVRHYREEDKINKPLLEKLKIQVQSHYPDEWLLVEEIEELIS
- a CDS encoding TetR/AcrR family transcriptional regulator, which produces MSRKKQILKTAAQLFKDRGYSAVTMRDLAAAMDMKAASLYNHISGKQEILATLILEVAQEFTTGMDAVEDNDHSAFAKAEQLILLHIKIALEYTNALAVLNTDWMHLEGQQYQEYIKLRKNYELDFKKILESGIASGEFKKMSVETMLFNLLSTLRSIYLWIPKKSTTEVIDLKKELPQILLTGISC
- a CDS encoding helix-turn-helix domain-containing protein, whose product is MKLDHHNTKEGGRFTVTSFQCGPSLELLQEKGLYKIIWCTQGEERLTIDGYEIILKKNQVLFCTPVNMVAIPKDNDGLIAFIFNREFYCIQYNDSEVSCMGLLFYGSSNAPVIELNEKDQRSFKAMLVLFQEEFATKDHIQGEMLRTLLKRMLITSTRLIKLETNQADLSVKQVELIRKFNILVEQHFKEKHQVADYADLLFKSPKTLSNFFKKHDVNSPLKIINGRIAAEAKRLLLYSDKSAEEISYELGYNEPSHFSKFFKTQVGVSPMAFRKQA
- a CDS encoding alkene reductase, which encodes MSNKQPLLKPITIGAVELKNRVVMAPLTRCRATNEHQAPDDKHVDYYTQRAGAGLIITEGSEVSEKARGYPFVAGIFNDAQVQGWTKVVDSVHNEAGKIFLQLWHVGRTSLPDYHNGELPWAPSAVNPEIEHRNALGEKKQTVTPHAMTMEEIHQTVKEFGQAAANAKKAGFDGVEIHSSNGYLIHQFFNNQSNLRTDQYGGSPENKARFFFEILEAIKESFPENRIGCRLNPSLNGVFGIHGTPDTIPFFDYLIHRLNDHNLAYVHLSEPFTNVSDVKFLESHIAKHYRPIYKGNLMINSQFDHDSGNKVIEEGNADLVAFGKLFISNPDLPHRFECNAVLADWNQDTFYSQGREGYTDYPVLELEKANN